The genomic segment AAGTTCTTTGTCACTATTTTTGATGACTGTTCTAGAAtcgtatgatttttttttaataaaattcaaaagtgaTGTTCTTGTCATTTTACAAAATTTCTTAACTATGGTGAAAAAACAATTTGTTGCTTCTGTTAAGATCATTAAAACTGATAATGGGACAAAGTTTGTTAATCATGAATGTCACACTCTATTTAGTTCACTTGGTATTGTCCATCAGAGAACTTGCATACACACTCTTCAGCAAAATGGTGTTGCTGAGAGAAAGCATAAACACCTTCTAGAAGTAGCAAGGGCAATCAGATTTCAAGGTCACATTCCATTAAAGTATTGGGGTCATTGTGCTATAGCAGCATCCTATCTTATCAATAGATTACCTACATCTGTGCTAGGTGGAAAATCTCCTTATGAGTCATTTCACAAGGTCAAAAACCTTCCTTGAATCACCTGAGAGTTCTAGGTTGTCTTTGTTTTGCTGTTACTTTACCAAAGAGTGACATGTTTCAACCTAGAAGCATCCCAGCTGTCTACATGGGGTACAGTCCTACCACCAAAGGCTATATCCTCTATGACCTAAAAGATAAACAATTCGTTTTCAAAGAGAGATGTTCAATTTAGAGAAGATATCTTTCCCTTTAGCACTAACTCTACTGGAGACTGAAGGGTGTTTGTATCTGCTGATGAACCTGTTTTGGATCCTAATCACAATAATTCTTCTATACTACCACATCCTTCTGCCTTACCTATTGCTTCTTCTGATTCTTCTCAGTCTGTCCCATCTCCATCTCTATCTCCATCTACATCAGCTCCTCCTACTATATCCACCTCTCTTAGACAATTCACCAGAGGTACAAAACCACCACTATGGCAAAAAGACTACATCACTGCTCATACTTACTCTAGTCCTGTTGCTACACCACCTTACTCTATTGCTAATTAAATCTACTATGATCagctttcttcttcatatcaaGCTTATATTGCTACTTCCTCCACTGAAGTTGAACCAAGTTCTTTTGAGGAGGCCAGTATTGATCCTAGGCGGGTTTAGGCTAGGCAGACTGAAATTTTAGCCTTGGAAAAGAATAATACATGGTCAGTTGTGGAATTACCTCCTGACAAGTCAGTTATTGGGTGAAAATGGGTGTTTAAGATCAAGTATAAAGCTGATGGAACTATGGAAAGGTTTAAAGCCAAGCTAGTAGCTAAAGGGTTCAATCAAAGAGAGGGTCTTGATTATCAGGAAATGTTTCCTCTCCTGTTGTAAAAATGGTCACAGTTAGATCAGTACTTGCCATTGCCTATTCTAATCAGTGGCGTGTCCATCAAATAGATATGTACAATGCCTTTCTTCAAGATGATTTACATGATGAAGTTTACATGACTCTACCTCAGGGATTTCAACTACCATCTGGATTTGATGTGCAGGGGAGAAGCATGTATGTAAGCTCATCAAATCCCTTTATGGGTTGAAACAAGCACCTAGGGAATGGAACATGAAGCTCATTGAAGCATTGCTTAATCTTGGTTTTGTTCAAAGTCATCTGGATTATTCTTTATTTACTAAGAAGACTGATTCCTCTAGTATCCTTCTTCTTgtatatatggatgatttgcTTATTACAGGCAGCAATATTGATCTCATTATTCAGACAAAAGAAGTATTGCgttaaaaactttcaaaatcaagGACTTTGGTGAGCTTAAGTACTTCTTAGGCATTGAATTTGCTAGATCAGAGAAAGGAATACTTATGCACCAAAGAAAGTACACTCTAGAGATCATTTCTGAAGCTAGTTTAAGTGCCGCAAGACCAGCTTCCACGCCTATGTATCCCAACATCAAATCACTACATTGGAGTATGATGAGATGATGACTGCCAACAAAGAAGATGATAAGAAGAAAGGGATTTCAAGTGAAGATAAATTGCTAAAAGACGCTGGTGTTTATAGAAGGATGGTGGGAACATTTCTATATCTGACACTTACCAGGCCAGATATCTCATTTGCAGTTCAAACTCTACGCCAGTTCCTTCATCAACCTAAACAGTCTCATCTAGATGATGTAATGAGAGTAGTAAGATCTATCAAGGGACAAGCAGGTTCGGGAATTCTATTATCTAGCAAACCATCAAAGAAAATTACGGAGCTTAAATGACGATCTTGGTCGCCGCCAAAACACAAGAAGATCTGTTTCTGGTTTTCTGAGCAAATATGGAGATTCACTTATATCTTGGAAATCAAAAAACTAGGGAGTTGTTTCAAGGAGCTCAGCAGAGGCTAAGTATAGAAGTATGGCAAACTCAGTTGCAGACATAGTATGGATACAGGAATTATTCaaagaattggaagttgaaattgaGACACCTATCTCAGTGCACAATGATAGCAAATCAGCTATGCAAATAACTGTAAATCCTGTGTTTCATGAGAGGACAaaacatatagaacttgatGGCCATTTTATCATAGAAAAGACACAAAAGGGGCTGATTGAAACAAGATACATAAACACCATGGAGCTGGCAGCAGACTTACTTATGAAGGGGTTGGCAAGACCACAACATTAGTATCTTTTGTCCAAGCTGGGAGTACTTAATATTTTTACACATCACAGCCTGAGGGGGAGTATTGAAGATGATGGCATTACCTAGAACTTACGGGATTAACTGTAAATACTAAAACTTAGACAGTTAGTGGATTCGATATTTAATGAGTTATTTAGTTTGTTAAGTGGTTAGCTTAGCTGTATAAATGTGATATGTACAGCTCATTTTTCAGTTAATGAAATCAGCTCTCCATTTCACAaatcctcttcttcttcattttctctcaaCTTGATCGAGCTTCAAACTCCATTAATGGAGTAATCTCATCAATCTTCTAGTTGTATTCGGTGAGATTTATCACTTATCAGCATATCATTAGTGATTTAGTATGTACTAACATTTCCAGATTTCTTGTTAAGAGTCTGAAACATTGTTTTGTATGAGTTTTTGGGTGGGTAAGTTCATGATTCTATCATTATTCTGCTGATGTAGCTTAACATTTCTATTAATTGTGAAATCTACTCTTGCATTCTGTGAGTAGCAATATTTTGTGAAAAGGGGAACACTTATTTGAAAGTATTTTGGTGTTCTTATAGTGTTTTGGTTCGATTCACCGGGGCTCAACTATGAATGACAAACTTGTACAACTAGCTTTCtgttttgttaaaaaataagataCTCGACGATCGCTGCAATTTCTGTTTCCCAAGTAGACCCTCCACATGATGCAAACATAAAAGTAAAGAAAACCCAACCACAATGATAGGAATAAGCTGCTAAGTTGCATAAATATTGTTTTCTCGAAATAACTAAGGActcatttgtttttattaagattaagCGTCTAAAACTGaatgcacatttgaatattaagATGTACATTGAGAATTTTATGTATGAATCTAAATACACATATGAATATTAAGATGATATATTAAGGTCTGGATGCTAAATTATTAAGACTGTTTGCTTTCCGACATCTAAATGGGTAAAATAtgtctttatttttaaaaaaattactccctctgtcccaatttatgtggacgtttcgcttttcgagagttaatttgactaaactttgaagctaaattggattagattaactcaatattttaatattaaaatttatatatttggaaactacatgaaaagtactataagttactcatatcaatttggtgaaatatactatcttaaaatgttggtcaaagttcatgcagtttgaatctcgggaagcgaaaagtgccacataaattgggacagagggagtaataaacatgaaattgaataaaatacaaaattaatctaatatttcatcaatgaaatattattttttttttaaatattatatgacGGTTGATGGTGGCAATGACTAGAGATGGTGTTGTGGATGTCAACTGAAGATGGTGTCGGCTAATGGTGATATTGTGGGTAGTAGCTAGTGGTAATGAATGCTGGTAATAGTTGATGATAAtagttggtggtggtggttgatgATAGTGATAGCTAATAGTGTTGGTAATTGATGACGGTAGTTGACGATATATAGTGGTGACTGATGGTGGCGATTACATGCAATCATGATCGATGGTTGTTGTAGAAATGGTGGTTGGTGGTGATGCTTATAAATAGGGACTAGCAGCAGTGGGCGTTGATTGTAGTAATTGACAATTGCACTGGTTGTGGATGGTGGTAGTTAATAATGGTGGGCTGTGACAATAATAGATAATTATGGGGGACGCGGTAGCGGTAGCGATAATTAAATGGAGGAAAGGGTGAGCTGCCATATTTATAGAAATAAacatcttaatgatattaagactttatGACAGATCTTTAATCATTCAGACTCATTAAGTGGTGGTAACATAATAGAATATCACAAATACAATTCCACTTACGGTAATTAATGACGTATAGACTAATCaatcaataatatttttttaaagataccACTAATACACTTCTACTTAGTGTAATTATCAATTTATGAGCTAATCAATCACTAATATTACTTAATAATGCCACCAAAACACTTCTACTTACTGTAATTATTATGTATAGACTTATCAATCACTAACATTACTTAACAAAGCCTCTAATACAGCTCACTTTAAGCATTTTCAATTTATAAGCTAATTAATCATTAACTTTTTATAAGGATGCCCCTAAAACACTTCTATTTATACTATCACTTTTTAAACTTATCACTTGTAACATTCTTTAGGGTGCTATCACTAATACACTTTTACTTGGCACAATAAATAAGTTGtactactttctttttttttaggatAAGTCTAGAAAGATAATGTAACtgcaaaaagggggaaaaaaccTTTAAACAATTACCAAGGGACTTACCAATTGACACCATCGCTATTATTTGTTTATTAAATACtcaattttacatatttaatttaccGAGAGACATCCCTCggtactttaaaaaataaaactcaaaTGAATTATATCTACTTTATTGAGAGACTCCctcaatatattttttttttattaatatacTGATGGTGGCCCTCggtacaagaaaaaagaaattcagaatatttatattttattaccGAGGGactatttcaaaaattttaatttgttttttattatgtACCAAGAGAGTCCCTCGGTACAGTCAACTAAATGTTGACTTTAAAAAAGTCTCATATTTTACCAAGGGACGTCCCTCAATATCTTTAAAAAAcaattactctctccgtcccaatttatgtgatatagtttgactgggcacagagtttaagaaataaaggaagacttttgaatcttgtgatctaaaacaagccaaagatatttgtttggttatagatcatctcgttaagcgtaaaaggtaaagtttaaagttaattaaattgtttccaaattaataaggaaatgtgtcattcttttttgaattgagtaaaaaggaaagtgtgtcatatatacaaattgggacagaggaagtaaaaattaaaatatttgacttTTCCGAGGGACGCCTTGGCAAAGTTCCTCGGAATAGTGACATAAAATTTGTCCCTCGGTAATCCACGTAGGTAAATGGCTGCTTTTTAGTAGTGGCGCGTGAGCTGCAATTATACATTGCATCAGTTTAGCTAAGAAAAATTCCTAGCCAGAGATTGATAAAGAAATGGACCTTAGCCTAAAATCAACCCCAAAGTTAGCTCGTGAGGGGAGAATTATTCGAAATTGGAGATTAAATTTCCTAAGTTGAAAACTTGCTTGATATCATGATAAAGTAATGGACCTTGAATCTAACTTAACTAAAAAAACTAGCTCATAAGGGAAGGATTGTCCAACACTATTATAAGGAGACCAAATTCCCTAATCCCCACAGATGTGGGACTCAACCGAGATAAAAGCTTAAAGATTCAAAAGAAGATATATGTGCAACATAACATATAACTATATTATATACGCATTTCTCAGCGACCAACGTACATGCTTACAAAATACGGAACACAGATCACGTACCCTTTTAGAGTTACATAGTACGGATCAAACACACTAAACCCTTTCCTCAAAAAGTTACAAGGGTCTTCAGTTTACTTACTCTAGACTAGAAAACACAAGAAACTGCTAGCGAAGAAGGAAAAGAcgaatacataaaaatatttacagtAGAGGGGTaaactaagtatatatatagttagagTAGTAAATTACTAATTAATAGGTCGTAATACCCCATTTATTAGAGGAATATTTGACAAGCTCCTTCATCTCATCTTTGCTGATGTATCCATCTCCATTGATGTCTGCATGATGGAAGGCTCTGCTAGCTTTCCATCCACAAAAGCGTAAGCCCATCTCTTTAAAAGCTGTTTTTAGCTCTTGCTTACTCAGCTTTCCATCTTTATTCTCGTCATATCTCTTCAGAACTTTCTCTAGTTGCTCCTCAGTTACTGGAATGCTTGCATCTTTAAATATTAACCAAGCCATTTTTAGTTGTCTCTCTATGATAAGTAGTGAGTGAGTGAGTTTAAACAAGGGCCGCATCCTATATATAATGGCAAGGCAAGGTTATAGTATAACTTCACTATGAACAAGGACCATTTGTATCTTTACATGTGCATGTGGACGTGGTGTCTCATCACTCAGATAGACACTAAATAGAGTTTAGAATTTATGCTGTTTGCAAGCAATTGATGTTTTGGAATTTTTTATCCATTGGTTACACAGGATAAGTATATATGGAGACGTGGGGTCATCATTATTCCAATTGATTATGaggtgaaagaaaaaataaagtaattatTGTCTAAATATCTCATTTTCTTCTCTAGTACTTTATGGATGCTTTTGAAGTATCTTTGAACACTGTTACTTTTCGCTAAAGTTaatcaaaaaatgaaatatcCCGTACGTTTCAATTTAAAGCGATACACTTTGATCGAATGtagaatttaaaaaagaaaatactttGAAACTTATAATCTAAAATAATCTATAAATACTTCTGAtagggggtatatttgaaaactttaatggcgggaggggtattttttacccaaatttgtaacggaagatatttttagcccttttcctaaagtagaggggcatttttgacccttttctctttaattaagagtaaaataagaaaattaaaattaaaagtattactccctccgtcccaatgtataggacactctttcctttttagcctgtctaaaaaagaataatactagtaatatatttagtaacaattcaTCTCTAAATTTACCGTTtaacccttaatgaaatgatttcttGCCACACCTTCTATTATTtgtttagaccacaaatttcaaaaaaaacttcttttatttattaaacttcgtgtccagtcaaacacCCTCATGCATAATGAGACGGAAGgaatactaaatataaaaaagtcaTTATTTTTAAGACGAACTAAAAAGTTAAGTGCATTacataaagtaaaaaattaagGTAAAATAAAAGAAGTGGAAAATTAAATCGTACGCTGACTGTGACTTATTAATTTTGTTGAGAGGCTAATCCATTTGCTTAAGATAAAGTAAATGTTTGGAAGTGCGCTCGTCTGCAAGATTCGGATCGAAGAGACGTTTCATGCATCATTAACAAGTGAAGAttgtttaccaaaaaaaaaaaaaaaaaaaaaaacaagtgaaTATTATTTACACCCctaattttactttaaaaatcaaaattttctttaattttgatCAATAGACATTCTTCCCTTTATGTTGAAACGTCTATTTTATTCTTGATATCTTTAATCCTCTATCtatgtaatattttttatatatatacattatctttattttttaacctagctattttacttttaatttaaataatgttatatcttattatatttttttaagttcTTAATAATATAAGTAGTAGCATAATCCTTTAATGAATTTGTTATAAAATTTAACgctattttttatgattgttattttaatattacataTATGAAGTATGTGTGTCCATGCAATGCGTGTTtatatttgagttttacttATCTCTGGTTCTATGTTGTCTATATAGTAAATGAGTTTTATTGTCAATaatgaaatattttctaaattaaatttaaatttatttaaaatataaatagataattttttaggaattttttataaaatctaCCTCTATTTTTATACATTAGTTTTTGTAGCTGCATTTAAATATGTTTATAGAGTTATCACTCTCTATTACTTTCATTTGTGTAAAAAGATATTatagttttaattattattaataaaaaaaatattttgctcATTTATATCATTAGAGAACGTCATTAACTATTTAATCAATTAGTATTTCTCACATATTTCATTTCaaaagtaatatttattttttctatagGTGAATTTGTTTTATAGATGAAAagatatcatgattttaaaaagaaaaaaaagaagacaaaggcTGATAATATAGGGGTAAATTAGGCATTTAATGGGCacatagtttaaaaaataaaattttaaaacttgtggtgtaaaacaagtcatagatatttttgtgactataaatcatctcattaacagtaaaagaaaggaagtataaatttatatgtgtcaaaaataagaaaatatattctattttgGACAGATTTAAAAGAAAGTGaatcacataaaatgagacaaataaagtaattaatactccatctatttcaatttatatgccGTTATTTGACTAAAtacgaaatttaaaaagaaaaagaaacttttaaaatttatgatctTAAACATGCTATAaaaattttatgtaattataaaatcatattatcactttttttaacaaaagaaTAAAACCTTTTTGTGAAAAAATCTCTGTGAGGTCTACCTAAAAACACTATCAAGaccaccaaaggatgtggtgcagtAGATGGGGTTGTTCTTCCCTTAATCAGAGATCTCGGGTTCGAGCCCTGAGTATGGAAAAATACTTagtagggagcgcttcccccAAATGGGCCCTATGCGGCGCGAATCCGGATATAGTCGGACGGCAATGTTAGTATCGAACACCggatgagaaataaaaaaataaaaataaaaacatattcCCAAGAGTTTAATAGGTTAATAAACAAATTCTCCATCTTATTGAAGTGTCTACCAAACGGAAGTTCTCGGACAATACACGTTAGTAGCTTTCGTGGCTATCTGGGGCAAGGAATTGAGCGATTGCATGACAAGTTATGGTGCTTCTTAATAATCAAAACTTATTGCTTCCACTGACTAAAACAAaagaggtaaaaaaaaaaaaaatcaaacttattGCTTTTTCAGAGACTAAAAGGAAAAGTAATGATTGATACTTATCCAGGAGAATATTTCACCCACAGTCCTATCATCTATTTGTGATTTAGAAATAACTTGTGCTTCCTTAATAGAGTAATCAACATATATAGAATCTCAAGCGCTAAAAGATGGCTGAAGCTAGCTAGAGTTGGGTGCTGTCAATCAGAAGGCTTGATGTTCTTTGTTCACTTAGTTTTGGAAAGCTTCATCGGAAAGTTTAATATTATTACAGCACAAGTAAATTTACTCGTGCTTCTTGCGATCCTGAAAGACCTTAATGAACTTATGAACTTTTATGTATACAATATTCACAACTATAtgttttaaagattttttataaaaaataaataaatttagatTCG from the Lycium ferocissimum isolate CSIRO_LF1 chromosome 11, AGI_CSIRO_Lferr_CH_V1, whole genome shotgun sequence genome contains:
- the LOC132037503 gene encoding probable calcium-binding protein CML10, encoding MAWLIFKDASIPVTEEQLEKVLKRYDENKDGKLSKQELKTAFKEMGLRFCGWKASRAFHHADINGDGYISKDEMKELVKYSSNKWGITTY